One segment of Ziziphus jujuba cultivar Dongzao chromosome 12, ASM3175591v1 DNA contains the following:
- the LOC125418795 gene encoding uncharacterized protein At2g02148 isoform X1, producing the protein MGSRVPVQHYNMRSANSFIGGSPLHDLNTVDSRPTADIESISDVDRDAVTEDSLDNDDDSNAVDCMHESYRNSLPLHSVGVDEERSSLENNGSSRGSYDILTIDDVSPIEAARARFLQIIVDHFINDHVIEVPDSEADYTAQSTQDKINKRKAREIQYEGDQRFALPLMYVANLYETLVHDVNIRLASLNGLRDKTIGVALEAAGGLYRRLAKKFPKNGPCTYKRRELATSLETRTRFPELVIQEEKRVRFVVVNGLDIVEKPNTMPIDDAEWFKRLTGRDEVFVSARDYKFYSPRHKYRRAASNSVSNIASLSNFPGSDNSSVLTTAQGFRSASEAQNQQQTPCKHHMQQLSHQPQFHPIHQNHHQAMQQSQHTTHYSQNHQCGPPSHLPEITHAHHSPTMSQHMAVLQPLAGGHVGGRLHVLCCLSVFSSIVLKVKGSGNWKTKNKIIVVLFGEKNDVGQVGKERKLTIDR; encoded by the exons ATGGGGAGTAGGGTTCCGGTACAGCACTACAACATGAGATCGGCGAACTCTTTCATCGGAGGAAGCCCTTTGCACGACCTCAACACCGTGGATTCTCGCCCTACCGCCGACATTGAGTCTATCAGTGACGTTGATCGCGATGCTGTTACCGAAGATAGCCTCGACAACGACGATGATTCCAATGCCGTT GATTGCATGCATGAATCATATAGGAATTCTTTACCACTTCACAGCGTTGGAGTTGATGAAGAGCGCTCTAGCCTTGAGAACAATGGGTCCTCACGGGGTTCTTATGATATATTGACAATTGATG ATGTCTCACCTATTGAAGCGGCAAGGGCAAGATTTCTGCAAATTATTGTGGATCATTTTATAAATGATCATGTGATTGAAGTTCCTGATTCTGAGGCTGATTATACTGCTCAATCTACTCAAGATAAAATTAATAAGCGCAAGGCAAGGGAAATCCAGTATGAAGGTGATCAAAGATTTGCTTTGCCCTTGATGTATGTGGCAAACCTGTATGAAACCTTAGTTCACGATGTAAATATTAGGCTTGCTTCCTTGAACGGTCTTCGTGATAAAACAATTGGGGTAGCCCTTGAAGCTGCTGGTGGTTTGTATAGAAGGCTAGCTAAGAAATTTCCCAAAAATG GACCATGCACATATAAAAGAAGAGAGTTGGCAACATCTCTTGAAACAAGGACAAGATTTCCAGAATTGGTAATTCAAGAAGAGAAGCGAGTTCGTTTTGTAGTAGTCAATGGTTTGGATATTGTTGAAAAACCAAATACCATGCCTATTGATGACGCCGAATG GTTCAAACGGCTGACAGGTCGCGATGAAGTATTTGTCTCTGCTCGAGACTATAAGTTTTATTCCCCAAGACATAAGTATAGGCGTGCTGCTTCAAACTCTGTATCTAATATCGCTTCATTATCT AATTTTCCTGGGAGTGATAATTCTTCTGTGTTGACTACTGCTCAAGGATTCCGTTCTGCAAGTGAA GCACAAAATCAGCAGCAGACGCCTTGTAAACATCATATGCAACAGCTCTCTCACCAACCTCAATTCCACCCTATTCACCAGAATCATCATCAAGCTATGCAGCAAAGTCAACATACAACCCACTATTCTCAAAACCATCAATGTGGTCCACCATCTCACCTGCCTGAAATTACCCATGCTCACCATTCACCAACTATGTCGCAACACATGGCTGTCTTGCAACCCCTTGCAGGAGGTCATGTTGGGGGGCGTTTGCATGTACTG TGCTGCCTGTCTGTTTTCTCATCAATCGTTCTTAAAGTGAAAGGCTCTGGAAATTGGAAAAcgaagaataaaataattgtagttctttttggagaaaaaaatgaTGTTGGACAGGTggggaaggaaagaaaattgaCAATTGATAGATAG
- the LOC125418795 gene encoding uncharacterized protein At2g02148 isoform X2 — translation MGSRVPVQHYNMRSANSFIGGSPLHDLNTVDSRPTADIESISDVDRDAVTEDSLDNDDDSNAVDCMHESYRNSLPLHSVGVDEERSSLENNGSSRGSYDILTIDDVSPIEAARARFLQIIVDHFINDHVIEVPDSEADYTAQSTQDKINKRKAREIQYEGDQRFALPLMYVANLYETLVHDVNIRLASLNGLRDKTIGVALEAAGGLYRRLAKKFPKNGPCTYKRRELATSLETRTRFPELVIQEEKRVRFVVVNGLDIVEKPNTMPIDDAEWFKRLTGRDEVFVSARDYKFYSPRHKYRRAASNSVSNIASLSNFPGSDNSSVLTTAQGFRSASEAQNQQQTPCKHHMQQLSHQPQFHPIHQNHHQAMQQSQHTTHYSQNHQCGPPSHLPEITHAHHSPTMSQHMAVLQPLAGGHVGGRLHVLPSSPAKFCDECGAPYLRETSKFCSECGVKRLGT, via the exons ATGGGGAGTAGGGTTCCGGTACAGCACTACAACATGAGATCGGCGAACTCTTTCATCGGAGGAAGCCCTTTGCACGACCTCAACACCGTGGATTCTCGCCCTACCGCCGACATTGAGTCTATCAGTGACGTTGATCGCGATGCTGTTACCGAAGATAGCCTCGACAACGACGATGATTCCAATGCCGTT GATTGCATGCATGAATCATATAGGAATTCTTTACCACTTCACAGCGTTGGAGTTGATGAAGAGCGCTCTAGCCTTGAGAACAATGGGTCCTCACGGGGTTCTTATGATATATTGACAATTGATG ATGTCTCACCTATTGAAGCGGCAAGGGCAAGATTTCTGCAAATTATTGTGGATCATTTTATAAATGATCATGTGATTGAAGTTCCTGATTCTGAGGCTGATTATACTGCTCAATCTACTCAAGATAAAATTAATAAGCGCAAGGCAAGGGAAATCCAGTATGAAGGTGATCAAAGATTTGCTTTGCCCTTGATGTATGTGGCAAACCTGTATGAAACCTTAGTTCACGATGTAAATATTAGGCTTGCTTCCTTGAACGGTCTTCGTGATAAAACAATTGGGGTAGCCCTTGAAGCTGCTGGTGGTTTGTATAGAAGGCTAGCTAAGAAATTTCCCAAAAATG GACCATGCACATATAAAAGAAGAGAGTTGGCAACATCTCTTGAAACAAGGACAAGATTTCCAGAATTGGTAATTCAAGAAGAGAAGCGAGTTCGTTTTGTAGTAGTCAATGGTTTGGATATTGTTGAAAAACCAAATACCATGCCTATTGATGACGCCGAATG GTTCAAACGGCTGACAGGTCGCGATGAAGTATTTGTCTCTGCTCGAGACTATAAGTTTTATTCCCCAAGACATAAGTATAGGCGTGCTGCTTCAAACTCTGTATCTAATATCGCTTCATTATCT AATTTTCCTGGGAGTGATAATTCTTCTGTGTTGACTACTGCTCAAGGATTCCGTTCTGCAAGTGAA GCACAAAATCAGCAGCAGACGCCTTGTAAACATCATATGCAACAGCTCTCTCACCAACCTCAATTCCACCCTATTCACCAGAATCATCATCAAGCTATGCAGCAAAGTCAACATACAACCCACTATTCTCAAAACCATCAATGTGGTCCACCATCTCACCTGCCTGAAATTACCCATGCTCACCATTCACCAACTATGTCGCAACACATGGCTGTCTTGCAACCCCTTGCAGGAGGTCATGTTGGGGGGCGTTTGCATGTACTG CCATCCAGCCCTGCAAAGTTTTGTGATGAATGTGGCGCCCCATATTTGAGAGAAACCTCCAAGTTTTGCTCAGAATGTGGTGTTAAGAGATTGGGAACATGA
- the LOC125418665 gene encoding protein SLOW GREEN 1, chloroplastic, whose product MNSPTLPKSSSTSPSSLFHFNSLSSLTPRKPLPPLDLRFANQHPRHPLHVPTLKLRASSSSHSEPSSNGSTRHPTVPILQRYAKAAIFIAAGAAMVVKSSYLPAIAEPPAAVAEKLDEQDQEEDPVQKPASSPLSEFLESNSEAIEALKSLLQQKLENGEDEEALKIVKRLVSAQPESNEWKFLMARLLSEMGETESARHVFEEILERNPLSFEALFENALLMDRRGEGEDVIKRLEEALRTAEEEHKAKEARDVKLIIAQIQFLQKNVEEALKIYQELLKEDPNDFRPYFCRGMIYSLLDRNVEAREQFEKYRQLSPKKFEVEGYLRTPLSRMKLFGTDEN is encoded by the coding sequence ATGAACTCCCCCACATTACCCAAATCATCCTCCACTTCACCATCTTCTCTCTTCCATTTCAACTCCCTTTCTTCACTCACCCCCAGAAAACCACTCCCACCCCTAGATCTCCGTTTTGCCAACCAACATCCCCGTCATCCCCTCCATGTCCCCACCCTCAAGCTCAGAGCTTCTTCTTCATCCCATTCTGAACCTTCTTCTAATGGCAGCACCAGACACCCAACTGTTCCTATACTCCAACGCTATGCAAAAGCAGCCATCTTTATCGCCGCCGGCGCCGCCATGGTCGTCAAATCCTCGTACTTGCCGGCCATCGCGGAACCTCCAGCGGCTGTTGCCGAGAAACTTGACGAGCAAGACCAAGAAGAAGACCCCGTTCAAAAGCCGGCCTCTTCCCCGCTCTCGGAGTTCCTGGAATCGAATTCGGAAGCGATTGAAGCTCTGAAGTCCCTTCTGCAGCAGAAGCTCGAGAACGGCGAGGATGAGGAGGCTTTGAAGATAGTGAAGCGTTTGGTGTCGGCGCAGCCGGAGTCGAATGAATGGAAGTTTCTCATGGCAAGGTTGCTGAGCGAAATGGGCGAGACCGAAAGTGCACGCCACGTGTTTGAAGAAATTCTCGAGAGGAATCCCCTCTCGTTTGAGGCCCTGTTCGAGAATGCATTGTTGATGGACCGACGTGGGGAAGGCGAGGATGTGATCAAGCGGTTGGAGGAGGCTCTGAGGACTGCGGAGGAGGAGCACAAGGCGAAGGAAGCAAGGGATGTGAAGCTGATAATTGCCCAGATACAGTTCTTGCAGAAGAATGTGGAGGAGGCTTTGAAGATTTACCAGGAGTTGTTGAAGGAAGACCCGAATGATTTCCGGCCGTATTTCTGCCGGGGAATGATCTACAGTTTGCTTGACCGGAATGTGGAAGCTAGAGAGCAGTTCGAGAAGTACCGGCAGCTTTCTCCGAAGAAGTTCGAAGTGGAAGGCTACTTAAGGACGCCATTGTCAAGGATGAAGCTTTTTGGAACCGATGAGAATTGA